A stretch of Faecalibacterium duncaniae DNA encodes these proteins:
- a CDS encoding Cof-type HAD-IIB family hydrolase: MQYKLLASDFDNTLVPFGEPCPRPAVVKAVKKMQAAGGKFVLSTGRGYCVINKQQLGGIRFDYAITNNGACVVDRDGAIIAEHPMTNEEMYALVDFCEDYNYPLQFNFRDGYYAYCEYESLRDFYAQLSGSGLTCKDGEDQDRHLIDMPHAAFACLPDEALEAFNRKYGHLNLRFMMVGAVREGSWHCYDIVREGIDKGVGLADLCETVGLTLADAVSAGDSANDVGMLKAAGLGCCMANGSDDAKEAADRIIGDVREDGLAALIEELWFNGPRAEPSGHELGSPWGQMEAAEEKQ; encoded by the coding sequence ATGCAATACAAACTTCTGGCAAGCGATTTCGACAATACCCTTGTTCCCTTTGGTGAGCCCTGCCCCCGCCCGGCGGTGGTCAAGGCCGTGAAAAAGATGCAGGCCGCAGGCGGCAAATTTGTGCTGAGCACCGGCCGCGGCTACTGCGTGATCAACAAGCAGCAGCTGGGCGGCATCCGGTTCGACTACGCCATCACCAACAACGGAGCCTGCGTGGTGGACAGGGACGGCGCGATCATCGCCGAGCACCCGATGACCAATGAGGAAATGTACGCACTGGTGGATTTCTGCGAGGATTACAACTACCCCCTGCAGTTCAATTTCCGGGATGGCTACTATGCCTACTGCGAATACGAGAGCCTCCGGGATTTCTACGCCCAGCTGAGCGGCAGCGGCCTGACCTGCAAGGACGGCGAGGATCAGGACCGCCATCTCATCGATATGCCCCATGCCGCCTTTGCCTGCCTGCCCGATGAGGCGCTGGAGGCGTTCAACCGGAAGTACGGCCACCTGAACCTCCGTTTTATGATGGTGGGTGCTGTGCGGGAGGGCAGCTGGCACTGCTATGATATCGTCCGGGAGGGCATTGATAAGGGGGTGGGTCTGGCTGACCTGTGTGAAACCGTGGGTCTGACGCTGGCCGATGCTGTTTCGGCGGGCGATTCCGCCAATGATGTGGGGATGCTGAAGGCGGCGGGACTGGGCTGCTGCATGGCCAACGGCTCGGACGATGCCAAGGAAGCCGCAGACCGCATCATCGGGGATGTGCGGGAGGACGGCCTTGCCGCCCTCATTGAGGAGCTGTGGTTCAACGGCC
- a CDS encoding putative manganese transporter, which produces MELFLDVLGESLVDTAKMLPFLFLAYLFIEYVENRHGERIEAILAGGGRWGSVPAALLGCVPQCGFSAIASNFYASRVISLGTLMAVFLATSDEAVPLLVSMPAYWDKLVLLMVIKVLYAIAVGLVLDFVLRGVLPRSLRGGYTGSVDEIDCHEEHSDEEGKPAPIWKAALRHTLEIFVFIFVFSLVFGLIVEGVGEDVFADALGRMGFFQPVVAALVGLIPNCAASVLLTQLYVEGALRFSSLVAGLCTGAGVGLAVLWRANPSWKQNLFITGLTWAAGAAVGVGIQIVVAIFG; this is translated from the coding sequence ATGGAATTGTTTCTGGATGTTCTGGGCGAATCTCTGGTGGACACCGCCAAGATGCTGCCCTTCCTGTTTTTGGCCTATCTGTTCATTGAATATGTGGAGAACCGCCACGGCGAGCGCATCGAAGCCATTCTGGCGGGGGGCGGACGCTGGGGCTCTGTTCCGGCGGCACTGCTGGGCTGTGTGCCCCAGTGTGGTTTCTCTGCCATTGCGTCCAATTTCTATGCGTCCCGGGTCATCAGCCTGGGCACGTTGATGGCCGTGTTCCTCGCCACCAGTGATGAAGCGGTTCCGCTGCTGGTCTCCATGCCTGCCTACTGGGATAAGCTGGTGCTGCTCATGGTCATCAAGGTGCTCTACGCCATTGCGGTGGGCCTGGTGCTGGACTTTGTCCTGCGGGGCGTTCTGCCCAGGAGCCTGCGAGGCGGCTATACCGGCAGCGTCGATGAGATCGACTGCCACGAGGAGCACAGCGATGAGGAGGGCAAGCCCGCCCCCATCTGGAAAGCCGCCCTTCGCCACACGCTGGAGATCTTCGTGTTCATCTTTGTGTTCAGTCTGGTGTTCGGCCTCATTGTGGAGGGCGTGGGTGAGGATGTCTTTGCCGACGCTCTGGGCCGGATGGGCTTCTTCCAGCCGGTGGTGGCCGCACTGGTGGGGCTGATCCCCAACTGTGCCGCCAGCGTCCTGCTGACCCAGCTCTATGTGGAGGGAGCCCTCCGCTTTTCCAGTCTGGTGGCAGGTCTGTGCACCGGCGCGGGCGTGGGCCTGGCCGTTCTCTGGCGGGCAAACCCCTCCTGGAAGCAGAACCTCTTTATCACCGGCCTGACCTGGGCTGCCGGTGCGGCTGTGGGTGTTGGGATCCAGATCGTGGTAGCCATTTTCGGTTAA
- the leuB gene encoding 3-isopropylmalate dehydrogenase yields the protein MEKNIAVIWGDCSSPEIVKQTIRVLDKVAEKYGHTFHYTDAAMGGEAIDKYGDPLPQHELDKCLAADSVLLGAVGGPKWEGLPGEQRPEKGLLRLRAGMGLYSNNRPAKIWPQLAPASPLKPEIVAQGIDFIIVRELIGGVYFGKHETHTLENGEKQAIDSMPYSEHEIERIGRIGFETAQKRRKKLCCVDKANVLDTSRLWRSVMHRLQAEYPDVEYSEMFVDNCAMQIVKNPAQFDVIVTENMFGDILSDEASMITGSIGMIPSSSLGDGTRGLYEPIHGSAPDIAGRDIVNPTACILSAAMMLRYSFGMAEEADAIENAVNKVLDKGLRTADNMSEGCTCLGCTAMGDAILAEI from the coding sequence ATGGAAAAAAATATTGCTGTCATCTGGGGCGACTGCTCCAGCCCCGAGATCGTGAAACAGACCATCCGGGTGCTTGATAAGGTGGCTGAAAAGTACGGCCACACCTTCCACTATACCGATGCCGCCATGGGCGGCGAAGCCATTGACAAGTACGGAGACCCGCTGCCTCAGCACGAGCTGGACAAGTGCCTTGCTGCGGACAGCGTCCTGCTGGGTGCCGTGGGCGGCCCCAAGTGGGAGGGCCTGCCCGGTGAGCAGCGCCCGGAAAAGGGCCTGCTGCGCCTGCGCGCGGGCATGGGCCTGTACTCCAACAACCGCCCCGCCAAGATCTGGCCCCAGCTGGCCCCGGCCAGCCCCCTGAAGCCTGAGATCGTGGCACAGGGTATTGACTTCATCATCGTGCGGGAGCTGATCGGAGGCGTGTATTTCGGCAAGCACGAGACCCACACCCTCGAGAACGGCGAGAAGCAGGCCATCGACTCCATGCCTTACTCTGAGCACGAGATCGAGCGCATCGGCCGCATCGGCTTCGAGACCGCCCAGAAACGCCGCAAAAAGCTCTGCTGTGTGGATAAGGCCAACGTGCTGGACACCAGCCGCCTGTGGCGCAGTGTGATGCACCGCCTGCAGGCCGAGTACCCGGACGTGGAGTACAGCGAGATGTTCGTGGACAACTGCGCCATGCAGATTGTAAAGAATCCCGCGCAGTTCGATGTCATCGTCACCGAGAATATGTTCGGCGATATCCTCTCCGATGAGGCTTCCATGATCACCGGCTCCATCGGCATGATCCCGTCCTCCTCTCTGGGCGATGGCACCCGGGGCCTGTACGAGCCCATTCACGGCTCGGCCCCCGACATTGCGGGCAGGGATATCGTCAACCCCACCGCCTGCATCCTCTCTGCCGCCATGATGCTGCGCTACTCCTTTGGCATGGCTGAGGAAGCCGATGCCATTGAGAATGCTGTGAACAAGGTGCTGGACAAGGGCCTGCGCACGGCAGACAACATGAGCGAAGGCTGCACCTGCCTGGGCTGCACCGCTATGGGTGATGCGATTTTGGCCGAGATCTGA
- the leuD gene encoding 3-isopropylmalate dehydratase small subunit, giving the protein MNAKGSVFKYPDNVDTDVIIPARHLNTQDPKELASHCMEDIDKDFVRNVRDGDVMVGGWNFGCGSSREHAPVAIKAAGISVVIAKSFARIFYRNSINIGLPIMECPEAVDAISAGDTVSVDFTTGLITDETTGKTFQAEPFPPFIQKIIADGGLMKSLTKK; this is encoded by the coding sequence ATGAACGCAAAAGGTTCTGTTTTCAAATACCCGGATAACGTGGATACCGATGTCATCATTCCGGCCCGCCACCTGAACACCCAGGACCCCAAGGAGCTGGCCAGCCACTGCATGGAGGACATCGACAAGGACTTTGTCCGGAACGTCAGGGACGGCGATGTCATGGTGGGCGGCTGGAACTTCGGCTGCGGATCCTCCCGTGAGCACGCCCCTGTGGCCATCAAGGCCGCGGGCATCTCGGTGGTCATTGCCAAGAGCTTTGCCCGCATCTTCTACCGCAACAGCATCAACATCGGCCTGCCCATCATGGAGTGCCCCGAGGCTGTGGATGCCATCAGCGCAGGGGATACCGTCAGCGTGGATTTTACTACCGGCCTCATCACCGATGAGACCACCGGCAAGACCTTCCAGGCGGAACCCTTCCCGCCGTTTATCCAGAAGATCATTGCCGACGGTGGCCTGATGAAGTCGCTGACCAAGAAATAA
- the leuC gene encoding 3-isopropylmalate dehydratase large subunit, which translates to MGMTLTQKILAAHAGLPEVKAGQLINAKLDIVLGNDITTPVAINEFEKAGFDGVFDKEHIAIVLDHFVPNKDIKSATQSKQCREFANKYDILNFYDVGQMGVEHALLPEKGIVTAGDCIIGADSHTCTYGALGAFSTGVGSTDMAAGMATGMAWFKVPSAIKFVLKGKFSPRVSGKDLILHIIGMIGVDGALYKSMEFTGPGVASLTMEDRLCVCNMAIEAGAKNGIFPVDEVTRAYLNGRSQRTPVYYEADPDAEYEKTIEIDLDKLEPTVSYPHLPENTHPASEGKDIRIDQVVIGSCTNGRLEDMEAAYNILKGKHIAKGVRGIIIPATMAVYKECILRGWTEAFIDAGCIVSTPTCGPCLGGYMGILAEGERCVSTTNRNFVGRMGHVKSEVYLASPATAAASALTGYITDPRTV; encoded by the coding sequence ATGGGAATGACTCTGACGCAGAAAATTCTGGCCGCACATGCGGGTTTGCCGGAGGTCAAGGCAGGCCAGCTCATCAATGCCAAGCTCGATATCGTGCTGGGCAACGATATCACCACCCCGGTCGCCATCAACGAGTTTGAGAAGGCAGGCTTTGACGGCGTGTTCGACAAGGAGCACATTGCTATCGTGCTGGATCACTTCGTCCCCAATAAGGACATCAAGAGCGCAACCCAGTCCAAGCAGTGCCGCGAGTTTGCCAACAAATATGATATCCTCAACTTCTACGATGTGGGTCAGATGGGTGTTGAGCACGCCCTCCTGCCCGAAAAAGGCATCGTGACCGCCGGTGACTGCATCATCGGTGCCGACAGCCACACCTGCACCTACGGTGCACTGGGCGCATTCTCCACCGGTGTGGGCTCCACCGATATGGCCGCCGGTATGGCCACCGGAATGGCATGGTTCAAGGTGCCCTCTGCCATCAAGTTTGTGCTCAAGGGCAAGTTCAGCCCTCGCGTATCCGGCAAGGACCTGATCCTGCACATCATCGGCATGATCGGTGTGGACGGCGCACTGTACAAGTCCATGGAATTCACCGGCCCGGGCGTGGCTTCCCTGACCATGGAGGATCGCCTCTGCGTCTGCAATATGGCCATTGAAGCCGGTGCCAAGAACGGCATCTTCCCTGTGGACGAGGTCACCAGAGCGTATCTGAACGGCCGCAGCCAGCGCACTCCGGTCTACTACGAGGCTGACCCGGATGCCGAATACGAAAAGACCATCGAGATCGACCTGGACAAGCTGGAGCCCACGGTCAGCTACCCTCATCTGCCGGAGAACACCCATCCCGCCAGCGAGGGAAAGGACATCCGGATCGATCAGGTGGTCATCGGCAGCTGCACCAATGGCCGTCTGGAGGATATGGAGGCCGCTTACAACATCCTCAAGGGCAAGCACATCGCCAAGGGCGTGCGGGGCATCATTATCCCGGCCACCATGGCGGTTTATAAGGAGTGCATCCTGCGCGGTTGGACCGAGGCCTTTATTGATGCGGGCTGCATCGTGTCCACCCCCACCTGCGGTCCCTGCCTGGGCGGCTACATGGGCATCCTGGCCGAGGGGGAGCGCTGTGTCTCCACCACCAACCGCAACTTTGTGGGCCGCATGGGCCATGTCAAGAGTGAAGTCTATCTGGCAAGCCCGGCCACTGCCGCTGCCAGCGCCCTGACCGGCTATATCACCGACCCCCGCACGGTCTGA
- a CDS encoding 2-isopropylmalate synthase, producing the protein MMDATKYAPGYYPVPAGYDSWVKKDHIEKAPAWCSVDLRDGNQALIVPMSLEEKLEFFQMLVKIGFKEIEVGFPAASDTEYEFLRTLIEKNMIPEDVTVQVLTQCRDHIIRKTFEAVKGAPRAVIHFYNSTSVAQREQVFHKSREEIKKIATDGAKLVKQLSQEYEGNFLFEYSPESFTGTEVDYAVEVCNAVLDIMQPTPDRPMIINLPVTVEMSMPHVYANQIEYCDKHLKYRDSVIISTHPHNDRGTGVACAEMAVLAGAQRVECCLFGNGERTGNVDAVTLAMNLYSHGVDPRLDFSDMPEICATYERVTRMHIYERTPYAGQLVFAAFSGSHQDAIAKGMAYRKERGEHRWTCPYIPIDPHDIGRTYDADVIRINSQSGKGGIGFVLEQNYGYNLPPKMREVLGYKVKSVSDHSHKELSAGEVLRIFEESFLNREKPLRVVEAHFAQVNGITATVTLDLNGQRKVVTSVGNGRLDAVANAIQSATGMDFHLESYSEHSLDEGSTSRAASYVGLAWGDGSMTWGAGTDTDIIVAGIKALVSAINSK; encoded by the coding sequence ATGATGGACGCAACCAAGTACGCACCGGGATATTACCCTGTCCCTGCCGGGTATGACAGCTGGGTGAAGAAGGATCACATTGAAAAGGCCCCGGCCTGGTGCAGTGTGGATCTGCGCGACGGCAATCAGGCTCTGATCGTGCCCATGAGCCTGGAGGAAAAGCTGGAGTTCTTCCAGATGCTGGTGAAGATCGGCTTCAAGGAGATCGAGGTGGGTTTCCCCGCCGCCAGCGATACCGAGTACGAGTTCCTGCGTACCCTGATCGAGAAAAACATGATCCCGGAGGATGTGACCGTGCAGGTACTGACCCAGTGTCGCGACCACATCATCCGCAAGACCTTCGAGGCCGTCAAGGGTGCCCCCCGCGCGGTCATCCACTTCTACAACTCCACCTCCGTGGCCCAGCGCGAGCAGGTGTTCCACAAGAGCAGGGAAGAGATCAAGAAGATCGCCACCGACGGCGCAAAGCTGGTCAAACAGCTGAGCCAGGAGTACGAGGGCAACTTCCTGTTTGAGTACAGCCCCGAGAGCTTTACCGGCACCGAGGTGGACTATGCTGTGGAGGTCTGCAACGCAGTGCTGGATATCATGCAGCCCACCCCTGACCGCCCCATGATCATCAACCTGCCGGTGACCGTGGAGATGAGTATGCCCCATGTCTACGCCAACCAGATCGAGTATTGCGACAAGCACCTCAAGTACCGTGACAGCGTGATCATCTCCACCCATCCCCACAACGACCGCGGCACCGGTGTTGCCTGCGCTGAAATGGCCGTTCTGGCCGGAGCCCAGCGCGTGGAGTGCTGCCTGTTCGGCAACGGTGAGCGCACCGGCAATGTGGATGCCGTGACTCTGGCCATGAATCTGTACAGCCACGGCGTAGACCCCAGACTGGACTTTTCCGATATGCCCGAGATCTGCGCTACCTACGAGCGCGTGACCCGGATGCACATCTACGAGCGCACCCCCTACGCCGGTCAGCTGGTGTTTGCAGCCTTCTCGGGCAGCCATCAGGATGCCATTGCAAAGGGCATGGCCTACCGCAAGGAGCGGGGCGAGCACCGCTGGACCTGCCCCTACATCCCCATCGACCCCCACGATATCGGCCGCACCTATGATGCCGATGTCATCCGTATCAACAGCCAGAGCGGCAAGGGCGGCATCGGCTTTGTGCTGGAGCAGAACTACGGCTATAATCTGCCCCCCAAGATGCGCGAGGTGCTGGGCTACAAGGTCAAGAGCGTGTCCGACCACAGCCACAAGGAGCTGAGTGCAGGCGAGGTGCTCCGCATCTTCGAGGAGAGCTTCCTCAACCGCGAAAAGCCCCTCCGTGTGGTGGAGGCCCACTTTGCACAGGTCAACGGCATTACCGCCACGGTCACCCTGGACCTGAACGGTCAGCGCAAGGTGGTCACTTCTGTGGGCAATGGTCGTCTGGATGCTGTGGCCAACGCCATCCAGAGCGCCACCGGGATGGATTTCCATCTGGAAAGCTACTCGGAGCACAGCCTGGACGAGGGCAGCACCTCCCGCGCGGCTTCCTATGTGGGCCTTGCCTGGGGCGATGGCAGCATGACCTGGGGTGCCGGCACCGACACCGATATCATCGTTGCCGGCATCAAGGCGCTGGTTTCGGCAATTAACAGTAAGTAA
- the ftsH gene encoding ATP-dependent zinc metalloprotease FtsH, which translates to MKEVKTPRKPLAIYYALVLLMLLLLNLVLLPWMEERQIKEVDYGTFMTMTEEKNIGRVDIESNQIIFTDKDETQVYKTGLMNDTGLTERLYDAGATFSSEIVEQSSPVLNFLIWFVLPIILFSAIGNQMNKKLMEKAGGGPGSMMFGGMGKSNAKVYVQSTAGIRFADVAGEDEAKENLQEVVNYLHDPSKYESIGAKMPKGILLVGPPGTGKTMLAKAVAGESNVPFFSISGSEFVEMFVGMGASKVRDLFKQAKEKAPCIVFIDEIDAIGQKRSGGQYGGNDEREQTLNQLLTEMDGFEGNTGVIILAATNRPESLDPALTRPGRFDRRVPVELPDLKGREEILKVHAKKVALAPGIDFTTVARMASGASGAELANIVNEAALRAVRAGRKSVTQSDLEESIEVVIAGYQKKNSILTDHEKCIVAYHEIGHALVAAKQTHSAPVQKITIIPRTSGALGYTMQVDEGNHYLMNKEELENKIATLTGGRAAEEVVFHSITTGASNDIEQATKLARAMLTRYGMSDEFDMVALETVNNQYLGGDTSLACSAQTQCEIDQKVVELVKAQHAKAVQILTDNRAKLDELAQYLYQKETITGDEFMEILNREG; encoded by the coding sequence ATGAAAGAAGTCAAGACACCGCGCAAGCCGTTGGCGATCTATTACGCCCTCGTGCTGCTGATGCTGCTGCTCCTCAACCTTGTGCTGCTGCCGTGGATGGAGGAGCGCCAGATCAAAGAGGTAGACTACGGCACCTTTATGACCATGACCGAGGAGAAGAACATCGGCCGTGTGGACATTGAATCCAACCAGATCATCTTTACCGATAAGGACGAGACGCAGGTCTACAAGACCGGCCTGATGAACGACACCGGCCTGACCGAGCGGCTGTACGATGCCGGAGCCACCTTCTCCAGCGAGATCGTGGAGCAGTCCTCGCCGGTGCTGAACTTTTTGATTTGGTTCGTCCTGCCCATCATCCTGTTCTCGGCCATCGGCAACCAGATGAACAAAAAGCTGATGGAAAAGGCCGGCGGCGGCCCGGGCTCCATGATGTTTGGCGGCATGGGCAAATCCAACGCCAAGGTCTATGTGCAGTCCACGGCAGGCATCCGCTTTGCGGATGTGGCCGGCGAGGACGAGGCCAAGGAAAACTTACAGGAAGTCGTCAACTATCTGCATGACCCCAGCAAGTATGAGAGCATTGGTGCCAAGATGCCCAAGGGCATCCTGCTGGTGGGCCCTCCGGGCACCGGCAAGACCATGCTGGCCAAGGCTGTGGCCGGTGAGTCCAACGTGCCCTTCTTCTCCATCTCCGGCTCCGAGTTCGTGGAGATGTTCGTGGGCATGGGTGCCTCCAAGGTGCGCGACCTGTTCAAGCAGGCCAAGGAGAAAGCGCCCTGCATCGTGTTTATCGACGAGATCGATGCCATTGGCCAAAAGCGCAGCGGCGGCCAGTACGGCGGCAACGATGAGCGCGAGCAGACCCTGAACCAGCTGCTGACCGAAATGGACGGTTTTGAGGGCAACACCGGTGTCATCATTCTGGCCGCCACCAACCGTCCCGAATCCCTTGACCCTGCCTTGACCCGCCCCGGCCGCTTTGACCGCCGGGTGCCCGTGGAGCTGCCCGACCTCAAGGGCCGCGAGGAGATCCTGAAGGTCCACGCTAAGAAGGTCGCGCTGGCCCCGGGCATCGACTTTACCACCGTGGCCCGGATGGCCTCCGGTGCGTCCGGTGCCGAGCTGGCCAACATCGTCAACGAGGCCGCGCTGCGGGCCGTCCGTGCAGGCCGCAAGAGCGTGACCCAGTCTGACCTGGAGGAGAGCATCGAGGTGGTCATTGCAGGCTACCAGAAAAAGAACTCCATCCTGACCGACCACGAAAAGTGCATCGTAGCCTACCATGAGATCGGCCACGCTCTGGTCGCCGCCAAGCAGACCCACTCCGCCCCCGTGCAGAAGATCACCATCATCCCCCGCACCTCGGGTGCTCTGGGTTACACCATGCAGGTGGACGAGGGCAACCACTACCTGATGAACAAGGAGGAGCTGGAAAACAAGATCGCCACCCTCACCGGCGGACGTGCCGCCGAGGAAGTGGTGTTCCACTCCATCACCACTGGCGCTTCCAATGATATCGAACAGGCCACCAAGCTGGCCCGCGCCATGCTGACCCGCTACGGCATGAGCGATGAGTTTGACATGGTGGCACTGGAGACCGTCAACAACCAGTATCTGGGCGGCGACACTTCCCTTGCCTGCTCTGCCCAGACCCAGTGTGAGATCGACCAGAAGGTGGTGGAGCTGGTCAAGGCCCAGCACGCCAAGGCTGTGCAGATCCTGACCGACAACCGCGCAAAGCTGGATGAGCTGGCCCAGTATCTGTACCAGAAGGAGACCATCACCGGTGACGAGTTCATGGAAATCCTGAACCGGGAAGGTTAA
- a CDS encoding sugar phosphate isomerase/epimerase family protein, whose protein sequence is MSVYEKISGFADEISQDFDQQLKTVTDLGMKYICIRSAEHKGIADYTPEEVRTVLLPKLQAAGVGVSSLGTAIGKVEVDDEEGFAKQLEQLETLCETAKLLDCSFIRMFSFLIPKDADADSYTDVVLDKLRQFIRIAEKHDIVLLHENEKGIYGDTGARCKLLFDRLACPHFKAAFDFANFVQCEQDTAECWELLHDQITYIHIKDALPGCLLNVPAGTGLGKIPELLRRAFCEEGYHGFLTLEPHLAMFDFFAPGAKGGKSQKLQFENNPIVEKMKSEMAEPGRPKDGAEAYATQYHALVEILNPILN, encoded by the coding sequence ATGAGTGTTTACGAAAAAATTTCCGGTTTTGCGGATGAGATCAGCCAGGACTTTGACCAGCAGCTCAAAACTGTGACGGATCTGGGGATGAAGTATATCTGCATCCGCAGCGCCGAGCACAAGGGCATTGCCGATTACACCCCTGAGGAAGTACGCACCGTTCTTCTGCCAAAGTTACAGGCCGCAGGTGTGGGTGTATCCAGCCTGGGTACGGCCATCGGCAAGGTGGAGGTGGACGATGAAGAGGGCTTTGCCAAGCAGCTGGAGCAGCTGGAAACACTCTGCGAAACGGCCAAGCTGCTGGACTGCTCCTTCATCCGGATGTTCAGCTTCCTCATCCCCAAGGATGCCGATGCAGACAGCTATACCGATGTGGTGCTGGATAAGCTGCGTCAGTTTATCCGGATCGCGGAAAAGCATGACATTGTCCTGCTCCATGAGAATGAGAAGGGCATCTACGGAGACACCGGTGCCCGCTGCAAATTGCTGTTCGACCGGCTGGCCTGCCCCCACTTCAAGGCGGCGTTCGATTTTGCCAACTTTGTCCAGTGTGAGCAGGACACCGCGGAGTGCTGGGAACTGCTCCATGACCAGATCACTTATATCCACATCAAGGATGCTCTGCCCGGCTGCCTGCTGAATGTGCCCGCAGGCACCGGCCTTGGCAAGATCCCTGAGCTGCTTCGCCGTGCTTTCTGCGAGGAGGGCTACCACGGCTTCCTGACGCTGGAGCCCCACCTGGCAATGTTTGATTTCTTTGCACCAGGAGCCAAAGGCGGAAAGAGCCAGAAGCTCCAATTTGAGAATAACCCGATCGTCGAGAAGATGAAGTCCGAGATGGCCGAGCCGGGCCGCCCCAAGGACGGAGCAGAAGCTTACGCCACCCAGTATCATGCACTGGTCGAGATCCTGAATCCCATTCTCAATTGA
- a CDS encoding ABC transporter permease subunit, with product MEATKKLTGKSVKKWLGNNAIIVLMLLVSLFVGIIHPNFFAPANLINLFKNVSIRYIIALGISGCLITTGNDLSAGRLAGFAACLACIFAQTEGAAGKFYPNMPTLPTPVVFILVIAICAIVGLCNGLVVSYLKVQPFIATLGMQQVVYGICLVYTGGTPIGSLNKNFTSLASNTILKVPVLIWIALVVAVCFWFLYNKTRHGKYMYAIGGNEAAAEVAGVNVYATKIRIYILASCMFGLAGCLLAAKSGGASVNTAMGYELDAIAASTIGGVSTTGGVGTVPGILVGVLVFELMKVALQFMNVNSSYTYIVQGLVIIVAVAIDIRKYLAKK from the coding sequence GTGGAAGCTACCAAGAAATTAACGGGTAAATCCGTAAAGAAATGGCTGGGCAACAACGCCATTATCGTTCTGATGCTGCTCGTCTCTCTGTTCGTCGGCATCATCCATCCGAACTTTTTTGCACCTGCAAACCTGATCAACCTGTTCAAGAACGTGTCCATCCGCTACATCATCGCGCTGGGCATCTCCGGCTGTCTGATCACCACCGGCAACGACCTGTCCGCAGGCCGTCTGGCTGGTTTTGCTGCCTGCCTGGCCTGCATCTTTGCGCAGACCGAGGGCGCTGCCGGTAAGTTCTACCCCAACATGCCCACTCTGCCCACCCCTGTGGTGTTCATTCTGGTCATTGCCATCTGCGCCATCGTGGGTCTGTGCAACGGTCTGGTCGTTTCTTACCTGAAGGTCCAGCCCTTTATCGCTACCCTGGGTATGCAGCAGGTCGTCTACGGTATCTGCCTGGTCTACACCGGCGGTACCCCCATCGGCTCCCTGAACAAGAACTTTACCTCTCTGGCCTCCAACACCATCCTGAAGGTCCCCGTGCTGATCTGGATCGCCCTGGTCGTGGCTGTGTGCTTCTGGTTCCTGTACAACAAGACCCGTCACGGCAAGTACATGTACGCCATCGGCGGCAACGAGGCTGCTGCTGAGGTGGCCGGTGTCAACGTTTACGCCACCAAGATCCGCATCTACATCCTGGCCTCCTGCATGTTCGGTCTGGCAGGCTGCCTGCTGGCTGCAAAGTCCGGCGGCGCATCCGTCAACACTGCAATGGGCTATGAGCTGGATGCCATTGCGGCTTCTACCATCGGCGGCGTTTCCACCACCGGCGGTGTCGGCACCGTGCCCGGCATTCTGGTCGGCGTTCTGGTCTTTGAGCTGATGAAGGTCGCTCTGCAGTTTATGAACGTCAACTCCTCTTACACCTATATCGTCCAGGGCCTTGTCATCATCGTGGCTGTGGCCATCGATATCCGTAAGTACCTGGCAAAGAAGTAA